In one window of Gudongella oleilytica DNA:
- the pcrA gene encoding DNA helicase PcrA gives MDYIKGLNERQRQAVLHTEGPLLIMAGAGSGKTRVVTHKIAYLIADKGVSPNEILAITFTNKAASEMKERVSSLIDVDVDAMWMGTFHSICVRMLRRHIDRIGYERSFTIYDRDDQKTLVKECLKELNLDKETYKENSMLAIISEQKNLMIPPEEYITINYGSFYERNAGEVYALYEKKLKFYNALDFDDLLIRGVELLRENPGILKQYQQRFRYIFVDEYQDTNKIQYLFVKMLSGYHNNICVVGDSDQAIYSWRYADISNILDFEKDFPGAEVILLERNYRSTDAILRTANRVIANNTQRKDKNLWTDKKGGPPVTHIELEYSEEEAQFVATRIQQLIYRGASLSDIAVLYRTNVQSRPFEEAFMAEEIPYKVVGGIKFYDRKEVKDIIAYLRFIQNPNDNIALKRIINTPKRGIGNTTIEKLEAYALEKEESLYSAVLECESAPGITSRARGLLKPFAESMSLLMAKKELMGIKDFMEEVMESTGYIEELEKERTIEARTRIDNIRDFLSVALLFEKKDPNATLEDFLATIALLSDVDKTKEDSSVVSLMTVHSAKGLEFPIVFLVGMEEGLFPLSRAKESPEEYEEERRLCYVAVTRAAEQLFITSARKRTLYGNTSYTMPSSFLEEMGDTIEHEYSEARKRIIQQPEESITQDILTRDYLRDNIMPRIPERRHIANEKIDIGTKVKHEKFGNGMIVAIEKKEDDNKLTIAFDKNGIKFLMQSMAPLTIVD, from the coding sequence ATGGACTACATTAAAGGTTTGAACGAAAGACAGAGACAAGCGGTTCTTCACACTGAAGGACCTTTACTTATTATGGCAGGAGCAGGCTCTGGGAAAACCAGGGTAGTTACCCACAAGATTGCATACCTTATAGCTGATAAGGGGGTTTCCCCTAATGAGATCCTTGCGATAACCTTTACCAACAAGGCAGCAAGCGAGATGAAGGAACGGGTATCAAGCCTTATCGACGTCGATGTAGATGCGATGTGGATGGGAACCTTCCACTCCATATGCGTAAGGATGCTAAGACGTCACATTGACCGCATTGGCTATGAAAGAAGCTTTACGATATACGACAGGGATGATCAGAAAACGCTTGTAAAAGAGTGCCTTAAGGAGCTAAATCTTGACAAGGAGACCTACAAGGAGAACTCAATGCTTGCAATAATAAGCGAGCAGAAGAACCTCATGATTCCTCCTGAAGAATATATCACCATTAATTATGGAAGCTTTTATGAGAGAAATGCAGGAGAGGTCTACGCTTTATACGAGAAAAAGCTTAAGTTCTATAATGCACTTGATTTCGATGACCTGCTGATAAGGGGAGTGGAGCTCTTAAGGGAAAACCCTGGTATCCTCAAGCAGTATCAGCAAAGGTTCAGATACATCTTCGTGGACGAATACCAGGATACCAATAAGATCCAGTACCTGTTTGTAAAGATGCTGTCGGGTTATCATAACAACATTTGCGTAGTCGGAGATTCAGACCAGGCGATATACTCCTGGAGATATGCCGATATATCGAATATCCTTGATTTTGAAAAGGACTTCCCAGGAGCTGAGGTTATTCTCCTTGAGAGGAATTACAGATCCACAGATGCGATCCTAAGGACTGCAAATCGGGTAATAGCAAACAACACCCAAAGGAAGGACAAGAACCTTTGGACAGATAAAAAGGGCGGGCCACCCGTTACCCATATCGAGCTGGAGTATTCAGAAGAAGAGGCACAGTTCGTTGCCACCAGGATCCAGCAGCTTATTTACAGAGGAGCAAGCTTGTCTGATATAGCTGTCCTCTATAGGACCAACGTTCAGTCAAGGCCCTTTGAGGAAGCCTTTATGGCAGAGGAGATTCCTTATAAGGTGGTTGGAGGCATTAAGTTCTATGACCGCAAGGAGGTCAAGGACATAATCGCTTACCTTAGGTTCATACAAAACCCTAACGACAATATTGCCTTGAAAAGGATAATCAATACTCCCAAGAGAGGTATTGGCAATACGACCATCGAGAAACTTGAAGCCTATGCGCTTGAAAAAGAGGAATCTCTCTATTCGGCGGTTCTGGAATGCGAGTCTGCCCCAGGGATAACCTCCAGAGCAAGGGGACTATTGAAGCCTTTTGCAGAATCAATGTCACTTTTGATGGCCAAGAAGGAGCTGATGGGGATAAAGGACTTCATGGAGGAGGTAATGGAGTCAACGGGTTATATCGAGGAGCTTGAGAAGGAGAGGACCATAGAAGCAAGGACCAGAATCGACAATATCAGGGACTTCCTTTCTGTTGCGCTCCTGTTTGAGAAGAAGGATCCAAATGCGACCCTTGAAGATTTTCTTGCGACCATAGCACTGCTGTCCGATGTGGACAAGACAAAGGAGGATTCAAGCGTGGTTTCTCTTATGACGGTTCACAGCGCCAAGGGACTGGAATTTCCCATAGTTTTCCTCGTAGGGATGGAAGAGGGACTGTTTCCTCTGTCAAGAGCAAAGGAATCACCGGAGGAGTACGAGGAGGAAAGAAGACTTTGCTATGTAGCAGTGACCCGTGCTGCAGAGCAGCTGTTTATAACCAGTGCAAGAAAAAGAACACTCTATGGGAATACGAGCTACACAATGCCGTCATCCTTCCTTGAGGAAATGGGTGACACCATTGAGCATGAGTACAGCGAAGCAAGAAAGAGGATCATACAGCAGCCCGAAGAGTCAATAACCCAGGATATCCTCACGAGGGACTATTTAAGGGACAATATCATGCCAAGGATCCCCGAGAGAAGACATATCGCAAACGAAAAGATAGACATAGGAACAAAGGTTAAACACGAGAAATTCGGAAATGGAATGATCGTAGCAATAGAGAAAAAGGAAGACGACAACAAACTTACCATAGCCTTCGACAAAAATGGCATCAAGTTCCTGATGCAGTCGATGGCACCTCTTACAATAGTAGATTAG
- the ligA gene encoding NAD-dependent DNA ligase LigA, with protein sequence MTDRDRLEELIKLIDELNYHYYTLDNPKVSDAEYDNLYDQLVELEKSLGYQPEYSPTKRVGGELIEGFKKHNHLGRLWSLDKVQSEEELKAWAIKLEKSIADYNLTADEKLPNPEYVLELKFDGLTVNLTYEDGKLIQGATRGTGIQGEAILPQLKTIRSIPLRIPFKGRVEIQGEGVMPLSVLEEYNLTADEPLKNARNAAAGALRNLDPRLTEKRKLSAYFYNAGYIEGKVFQTHMEMVEFLKDNRLPVFPYIKKYSNIDDVIDEIRVRSVERSKLDILTDGMVIKINHMKTREVLGYTSKFPKWAIAFKFEAEETTTRVIGVQWNVGRTAKVTPTAILEPVDIGGVTVQRATLNNYDDILRKKVRLNGKVLIRRSNDVIPEILGSIEEDGVETCEIEKPTHCPSCGSELIQNGVHIFCPNTLSCKPQLVSRLVHFASRDAMNIEGFSEKTAELFVEQLDIKDLPEIYELKYEDIINLEGFKEKKTNNFLKAIENSKRPTLQAFIYALGISNVGSKTAKDLADKYKSLEALRGAAYDELILIPDIGETVARSILEFFRDERISQAIDKLLSEGVDPVYEEKDVPDNPFKGSSVVITGTIEGLTRGEIKDRIEKMGGVVSGSVSKKTNVVIVGAEAGSKLDKARELGIPLMEEEELKEIFDRYPV encoded by the coding sequence ATGACCGACAGGGACAGGCTGGAGGAGCTTATCAAGCTGATCGATGAACTGAACTACCATTATTACACTCTGGATAACCCCAAAGTCAGCGATGCAGAGTATGACAATCTGTATGATCAGCTGGTTGAGCTTGAGAAAAGCCTTGGATATCAACCGGAATACTCTCCCACCAAGAGAGTTGGGGGAGAGCTTATAGAGGGCTTCAAAAAGCATAATCATCTGGGAAGGCTCTGGAGCCTTGATAAGGTCCAAAGTGAGGAAGAGCTTAAAGCCTGGGCAATAAAGCTTGAGAAGTCGATAGCTGACTACAACCTGACTGCCGATGAGAAGCTTCCAAACCCTGAATATGTACTTGAACTAAAATTCGACGGACTGACCGTTAATCTTACCTATGAGGATGGGAAGCTGATACAGGGCGCAACCAGAGGGACAGGCATACAGGGAGAAGCGATACTTCCTCAGCTTAAGACCATCAGGTCCATACCACTAAGGATACCATTCAAGGGCAGAGTTGAGATACAGGGCGAGGGTGTAATGCCCCTGTCAGTGCTTGAGGAATACAATCTGACAGCAGACGAACCGCTTAAGAATGCCAGGAATGCTGCGGCAGGTGCCTTGAGGAATTTGGATCCAAGACTTACTGAGAAAAGAAAGCTGTCAGCTTACTTCTACAACGCGGGATATATTGAGGGAAAGGTCTTCCAGACTCACATGGAGATGGTGGAATTTCTAAAGGATAACAGACTTCCTGTATTTCCATATATAAAGAAGTATTCAAACATAGATGATGTCATTGATGAGATCAGAGTAAGAAGCGTCGAACGTTCTAAGCTGGATATCCTTACTGATGGAATGGTCATAAAAATCAACCACATGAAGACAAGAGAGGTTCTTGGATATACAAGCAAATTCCCAAAATGGGCAATAGCCTTCAAGTTTGAGGCAGAGGAGACAACTACAAGGGTAATTGGAGTACAGTGGAATGTGGGAAGGACCGCAAAGGTAACTCCCACGGCTATTCTGGAGCCTGTGGATATTGGAGGAGTTACAGTCCAAAGGGCGACGTTGAATAACTATGACGACATACTCCGGAAAAAGGTCAGGCTGAACGGCAAAGTGCTGATAAGAAGATCAAATGACGTGATCCCAGAGATCCTTGGCAGCATCGAGGAAGATGGTGTCGAGACCTGCGAGATCGAAAAACCGACTCATTGCCCGTCCTGCGGAAGTGAGCTTATACAAAACGGAGTACACATATTCTGCCCAAATACACTATCCTGCAAGCCGCAGCTGGTGTCGAGGCTGGTGCATTTCGCCAGCAGGGATGCGATGAATATAGAGGGATTCAGCGAAAAGACAGCAGAGCTATTTGTGGAGCAGCTGGATATAAAGGATCTTCCTGAGATATACGAGCTCAAGTACGAGGACATAATAAACCTTGAGGGCTTTAAGGAAAAGAAAACAAACAATTTCCTGAAGGCCATAGAAAACAGTAAAAGACCAACTCTGCAGGCGTTTATCTACGCACTTGGCATCTCCAATGTGGGCAGCAAGACGGCAAAGGATCTTGCGGACAAATATAAGAGTCTCGAGGCTCTGAGGGGCGCAGCCTACGACGAGCTGATCCTGATACCAGACATCGGAGAGACAGTGGCAAGGAGCATACTGGAATTCTTCCGCGATGAAAGGATATCCCAGGCGATCGACAAACTTCTCTCAGAGGGGGTTGATCCTGTTTATGAGGAGAAGGACGTCCCAGACAACCCCTTCAAAGGCAGTTCTGTAGTCATTACGGGAACCATAGAAGGATTGACACGTGGAGAGATTAAGGATAGGATTGAGAAAATGGGAGGTGTTGTCTCAGGCTCCGTAAGCAAAAAGACTAATGTGGTCATAGTAGGAGCAGAGGCAGGAAGCAAGCTTGATAAAGCCAGAGAGCTTGGGATCCCTTTAATGGAGGAAGAGGAGCTTAAGGAAATATTCGATAGATATCCTGTATAG
- the gatC gene encoding Asp-tRNA(Asn)/Glu-tRNA(Gln) amidotransferase subunit GatC, with product MITKDQVVHISSIAKLSFSDEELDGFTEKFDQVIGFVQKIKEVDTENVEPTFGINDEDGFMKENGESQTLTREEVLKNAHETQYGYFKILKVVE from the coding sequence ATGATAACAAAGGATCAGGTAGTCCATATCTCAAGCATCGCAAAGCTAAGCTTCAGTGATGAGGAGTTGGATGGTTTTACAGAAAAATTTGATCAGGTCATCGGCTTCGTTCAGAAGATCAAGGAGGTAGACACCGAGAATGTAGAGCCAACCTTCGGCATAAACGACGAGGACGGTTTTATGAAGGAAAATGGGGAGAGCCAGACTTTGACAAGAGAAGAGGTCTTAAAGAATGCCCATGAGACCCAGTACGGATACTTTAAAATACTCAAGGTAGTGGAATAG
- the gatA gene encoding Asp-tRNA(Asn)/Glu-tRNA(Gln) amidotransferase subunit GatA has product MELTRLSAWEMKELLKKREVSSEELVKAHLDKIEAMDKDLNAFITVNSEAAVQTARNVDKKIKNGEETGLLAGIPIGIKDNIMTKDLRTTCGSKMLEDFVPPYDATVIRKIINEDGIVIGKTNMDEFAMGGSTETSYFGITRNPRNLEVVPGGSSGGSAAAVASGEAALALGSDTGGSVRQPASYCGVVGIKPTYGMVSRYGVVPMSNSLDQVGTFGRDVSDAYLLLKAIAGFDPLDATSSKRSGIGFSLEGEDFLKGLKVALPIEYRDLKFSNFEGIQRLYDDAVKVFENAGAKIDYVSLPYLKYALETYYIISTSEVSTNLSRFDGIRYGHRTDDYETLDELYTRSRTEGFGEEAKRRIMMGTYALSAGYQEEHYKKALKVRTLIKQDYEKTYEKYDVILSLASPILPFKLNSLVNSPVEMYMSDLFTVPINLAGLVSMCVPMGDVGGLPVGMQITGKRFGEETVIKAGLGYERAVK; this is encoded by the coding sequence ATGGAACTTACGCGACTTAGTGCGTGGGAGATGAAGGAGCTCTTGAAAAAAAGGGAGGTTTCCTCTGAAGAGTTAGTAAAAGCCCACCTGGATAAAATAGAAGCAATGGATAAGGATTTGAATGCATTCATTACAGTAAACAGTGAAGCTGCTGTCCAAACAGCCAGAAATGTTGACAAGAAGATAAAGAATGGCGAGGAGACGGGTCTTCTGGCAGGGATCCCAATAGGGATCAAGGACAATATTATGACTAAGGACCTCAGAACCACATGCGGTTCGAAAATGCTGGAGGATTTTGTCCCACCCTATGATGCAACAGTTATCAGAAAGATAATAAACGAAGACGGAATAGTAATAGGAAAGACCAATATGGACGAGTTTGCCATGGGTGGCTCAACTGAAACCTCCTATTTCGGCATAACAAGAAATCCCAGGAATCTTGAGGTGGTCCCGGGAGGAAGCTCCGGCGGATCAGCTGCAGCTGTTGCCTCAGGAGAAGCGGCACTTGCTTTGGGAAGCGACACGGGGGGGTCGGTAAGACAGCCTGCCAGCTACTGTGGAGTAGTTGGGATAAAGCCAACCTATGGGATGGTATCCCGCTATGGAGTAGTCCCCATGTCCAACTCCCTCGATCAGGTTGGAACCTTCGGAAGAGACGTAAGCGATGCATATCTTCTTCTTAAGGCTATTGCAGGCTTTGATCCTCTTGATGCCACCTCCTCCAAGAGATCAGGGATAGGGTTTTCTCTGGAGGGTGAGGATTTTCTTAAGGGACTTAAGGTTGCTCTCCCTATAGAGTACAGAGACCTAAAATTCAGCAACTTTGAGGGAATTCAAAGGCTTTATGACGATGCCGTCAAGGTTTTCGAGAATGCTGGAGCAAAAATTGATTATGTATCTCTTCCATACCTGAAGTATGCCCTTGAAACCTACTATATAATATCCACATCAGAAGTAAGCACTAACCTGTCGAGATTCGATGGGATCAGGTATGGTCACAGGACAGACGATTACGAGACTCTTGATGAGCTATACACAAGATCCAGGACAGAGGGCTTTGGAGAAGAGGCAAAGAGAAGGATCATGATGGGTACCTATGCACTTAGTGCCGGCTACCAGGAGGAGCATTACAAAAAGGCTTTGAAGGTCAGAACCTTAATCAAGCAGGACTACGAGAAGACCTATGAGAAATATGACGTAATACTTTCACTGGCATCGCCGATCCTGCCATTCAAACTGAACTCGCTTGTGAATTCACCTGTGGAAATGTATATGTCAGACCTGTTCACAGTACCTATTAACCTTGCTGGGCTGGTGTCTATGTGCGTTCCCATGGGAGACGTAGGCGGACTTCCGGTAGGAATGCAGATAACAGGCAAGCGCTTTGGGGAGGAGACTGTAATAAAAGCAGGACTTGGCTATGAAAGGGCGGTGAAATAA
- the gatB gene encoding Asp-tRNA(Asn)/Glu-tRNA(Gln) amidotransferase subunit GatB, with amino-acid sequence MGWRTLIGLEIHVELMTKKKIYCNCKNEFGGEVNTHVCPVCLGLPGALPVIDKECLEFGIKAGLAFNSEIAEVVRMDRKNYFYPDLVKGYQISQSDLPLCNGGYLEIDLPEGPKRINLERIHIEEDTGKQIHNDDGTTLLDFNRCGVPLIEIVSKPDISSAEEARLFLDKLRSTIKYVGISDVRMEEGSLRCDVNINVIDDERGIKSKITEIKNLNSFKSVVKTIEFEEKRHIELLEKGENTDRETRRWDEVAGETILMRRKYTAEDYRFCYDGDLPPLIVDRGWLEEIKAAMPELPHAKKVRFISDYGLSDYDASVLTQSRELADFFEETVKYVDDSKLVANWMMGDVLRRLKEEEKEIQELQLSSKDLAELLILVRDGKINNNTGKKVLRDMFETGKSPETIVSEQGLIQISDEGALAQTVDKILDANPQSVEDYKNGKDRAVGFLMGQIMKETKGKANPQVVSTILSEKLKNR; translated from the coding sequence ATGGGCTGGAGAACACTGATTGGTCTTGAGATCCACGTTGAACTAATGACCAAAAAGAAAATATATTGCAACTGCAAAAATGAGTTCGGGGGAGAGGTCAATACTCACGTCTGCCCAGTCTGTCTTGGATTGCCCGGAGCATTGCCGGTAATAGACAAGGAGTGTCTTGAGTTTGGCATCAAGGCAGGTCTTGCCTTCAATTCGGAGATCGCCGAGGTAGTGAGGATGGACAGAAAGAACTATTTCTACCCGGATCTTGTAAAAGGTTACCAGATATCACAGTCTGACCTGCCGTTGTGTAACGGCGGCTACCTTGAGATAGATCTGCCCGAAGGTCCGAAGAGGATAAACCTTGAGAGGATCCATATCGAGGAGGATACTGGAAAACAGATCCACAACGATGACGGAACAACTCTTCTCGACTTCAACCGCTGCGGAGTCCCTTTGATCGAAATAGTATCAAAGCCTGACATTTCATCAGCTGAGGAAGCAAGATTGTTCCTGGATAAGTTAAGGTCCACCATAAAGTATGTAGGGATCTCTGACGTAAGGATGGAGGAGGGGTCACTCCGCTGTGACGTAAACATAAATGTCATCGACGACGAACGAGGAATAAAATCAAAAATTACTGAGATCAAGAATCTCAACTCATTCAAGTCAGTGGTAAAGACAATTGAGTTTGAAGAAAAAAGACATATAGAGCTCCTCGAAAAAGGAGAGAATACAGATAGGGAAACAAGACGCTGGGATGAAGTAGCAGGCGAGACCATACTTATGAGAAGAAAGTATACCGCTGAGGACTACAGGTTCTGCTACGATGGCGACCTTCCTCCGCTAATAGTAGACAGAGGCTGGCTGGAGGAAATCAAGGCTGCAATGCCTGAGCTGCCGCATGCAAAGAAGGTCAGGTTCATCAGCGATTATGGTTTGAGCGACTACGACGCTTCAGTACTTACCCAGTCCAGGGAGCTGGCAGACTTCTTTGAGGAAACAGTGAAGTATGTTGACGACAGCAAACTCGTTGCCAACTGGATGATGGGCGATGTCCTAAGAAGACTTAAGGAGGAGGAGAAGGAGATACAGGAGCTCCAGCTTTCCTCTAAAGACCTCGCAGAGCTGTTGATCCTCGTAAGAGATGGCAAGATAAACAACAATACAGGGAAAAAGGTTCTTAGAGATATGTTCGAAACAGGAAAATCTCCTGAGACCATAGTTTCTGAGCAAGGCTTGATACAGATAAGCGACGAGGGAGCCCTTGCTCAAACTGTAGACAAGATCCTTGATGCAAATCCACAGTCCGTTGAGGACTATAAAAACGGTAAAGACAGAGCTGTAGGCTTTTTAATGGGCCAGATAATGAAGGAGACAAAGGGTAAGGCCAATCCACAAGTTGTTAGCACAATTCTTAGTGAAAAGCTTAAGAACAGGTAA
- a CDS encoding dicarboxylate/amino acid:cation symporter, whose amino-acid sequence MKQGKMNLTTKVLVALGVGLVTGILVYNLPAGTLKDTVLINGLFQFLGQVFLRGIMMLVVPLVFVSLINGAANMGDVKKLGRVGSKTIIFYMSTTAVAIIISLILGVVLKPGVGLDMGAIQTVETTINQKAPLVQILYEMVPNNIISAMANGSMLQIIVFALLTGVGLSLLGEKGEYLTDLFQKLNDLIMKLVEIVMLFAPIGVFGLIAKTFATVGYSALIPLMKYVGIVYLGLLIHATVIYGSLFKVFAGLSLRKFYKKFSPAMFVAFSTASSNATIPFSLDICEKELGISKEISSFTIPLGATINMDGTAIMQGVASLFIAQAYGIEMTLPMMLTVVLTATLASIGTAGVPGAGAIMLSMVLQSVGLPLEGLGLIMGIDRLVDMGRTSINVTGDAVCTSIIAKSENAMDLEVFNS is encoded by the coding sequence ATGAAGCAGGGCAAAATGAATCTTACAACAAAGGTCCTGGTTGCTCTTGGGGTAGGTCTTGTTACAGGGATCTTGGTATACAATCTGCCTGCAGGAACGCTAAAGGACACAGTACTTATCAACGGATTATTTCAATTCTTAGGGCAAGTATTCCTAAGAGGGATCATGATGCTGGTAGTGCCATTGGTATTTGTTTCACTCATCAACGGAGCAGCAAATATGGGCGATGTCAAGAAGCTCGGAAGAGTAGGATCAAAAACTATAATCTTCTACATGTCGACAACTGCAGTGGCAATTATTATTTCTTTGATTCTTGGTGTAGTTCTTAAGCCGGGAGTAGGTCTCGACATGGGAGCAATACAAACTGTTGAGACGACTATAAACCAAAAGGCACCTCTTGTGCAGATATTATACGAAATGGTTCCTAACAACATAATAAGCGCAATGGCAAATGGTAGTATGCTTCAGATCATCGTTTTTGCACTGCTGACTGGAGTCGGGCTCTCTCTGTTAGGAGAGAAGGGCGAGTATCTTACTGATCTGTTCCAAAAGCTGAATGACCTTATTATGAAGCTGGTCGAGATAGTAATGCTTTTCGCTCCGATAGGAGTATTTGGTCTTATTGCAAAGACCTTCGCCACAGTGGGGTATTCAGCGCTCATTCCACTTATGAAGTACGTCGGAATAGTATACCTGGGTTTATTGATCCATGCTACAGTGATTTACGGATCCCTGTTTAAGGTTTTTGCCGGTCTAAGTCTTAGAAAATTCTACAAGAAATTTTCCCCGGCAATGTTCGTTGCATTCTCAACAGCCAGCAGCAATGCGACAATACCTTTCTCCCTGGATATATGTGAAAAGGAGCTTGGGATATCAAAGGAAATATCCTCCTTTACAATTCCATTGGGAGCAACGATCAACATGGATGGTACAGCAATAATGCAAGGCGTTGCTTCATTGTTTATAGCTCAGGCTTACGGTATAGAAATGACTTTACCTATGATGCTGACCGTAGTACTCACAGCAACCTTGGCATCCATTGGAACAGCAGGAGTTCCTGGAGCAGGTGCAATAATGCTCTCTATGGTGCTTCAATCAGTAGGTCTTCCACTTGAGGGCTTGGGACTTATAATGGGCATCGACAGACTTGTAGACATGGGAAGGACATCGATAAACGTTACAGGAGATGCTGTTTGTACGTCTATCATCGCAAAGAGTGAAAATGCAATGGACTTAGAGGTTTTCAACAGCTAA
- a CDS encoding AIR synthase family protein, which yields MELEIGKVPNELLEKIVFSNITYKRDEVLARPGIGEDTGVMDLGGELCVVSTDPITGATKGLGALAIHVSCNDAATRGAEPVGILLTILCPPGTTEEDLELIMKDAGRAAGEARVEIIGGHTEVTDAVTRIVISSTVIARMKREHFKGYQGISSGDKVVLTKWIGLEGTHILASELGARLKEHITQEELNEAKELSQYISVVREGLLAKNHGVLYMHDVTEGGIYGAIWETGEATGKGVTLYEEKLPIKDVTKKICHILEIDPRKLISSGSMIMVVPERNADALLRDLDKNGVKATIVGEITHRGIESAIGDRKVPIPPPGSDELYRALQL from the coding sequence ATGGAATTGGAAATTGGTAAAGTACCTAATGAACTTCTTGAAAAGATTGTTTTCAGCAACATTACATATAAGAGAGATGAAGTTCTCGCACGGCCAGGTATCGGAGAGGACACAGGCGTTATGGATCTTGGGGGAGAGTTGTGTGTAGTCAGCACAGATCCGATAACAGGAGCTACTAAGGGACTTGGAGCTCTTGCAATTCACGTATCCTGTAACGACGCAGCTACAAGGGGAGCAGAGCCTGTTGGAATACTCCTTACCATATTATGCCCTCCAGGGACAACCGAGGAGGATCTTGAGCTGATCATGAAGGATGCCGGAAGAGCAGCGGGAGAGGCAAGAGTCGAGATAATCGGAGGACACACAGAGGTGACTGACGCAGTCACAAGGATAGTGATAAGCTCAACGGTTATTGCAAGGATGAAAAGGGAGCACTTCAAGGGTTATCAGGGGATAAGCTCCGGGGACAAGGTCGTACTTACTAAATGGATCGGGCTTGAAGGGACCCACATTCTGGCATCAGAGTTGGGAGCCAGGCTTAAAGAGCATATTACTCAGGAAGAATTAAATGAGGCAAAAGAGCTTTCGCAGTATATAAGCGTTGTAAGAGAGGGACTTTTAGCCAAAAATCATGGGGTGCTGTATATGCATGATGTGACGGAGGGCGGCATTTACGGAGCTATCTGGGAGACAGGTGAAGCGACCGGAAAGGGCGTGACTCTTTATGAGGAAAAACTTCCAATAAAAGACGTTACGAAAAAGATTTGCCATATACTCGAAATAGATCCCAGAAAGCTTATATCCAGCGGCAGTATGATAATGGTAGTCCCCGAAAGGAATGCTGATGCTCTATTAAGAGACCTTGATAAAAATGGGGTAAAGGCAACTATAGTGGGAGAGATCACCCACAGAGGTATCGAATCAGCAATAGGAGACAGGAAGGTACCAATACCACCTCCTGGAAGTGATGAGCTTTACAGAGCTCTTCAGCTATAA